From Triticum urartu cultivar G1812 chromosome 2, Tu2.1, whole genome shotgun sequence, a single genomic window includes:
- the LOC125538120 gene encoding uncharacterized protein LOC125538120, whose protein sequence is MQIYSIKVAETEGFHLEWPLEVYSVVAVRDGVNHRRNLLFLRTRDDCQILTKQDPFLHLTGPSRAIMSGDDVMIDVHLKLKGTVESKDRTLISKAFCYDYGHYGDSVSTRLHKGLCMLELCCEHLRRSLQATILGVQLVKGSLPCESGIKVLCFALTEDETKGGLPSRPVLLLDSQAGTMPVDEEGYLELSRRAVSVKLNGRLAILVHAREASGTVVFTPQSSSVSQERCDLGDCEVEITIAWSLIAESQHHIGPMGCA, encoded by the exons ATGCAGATCTATTCCATCAAAGTCGCGGAAACGGAAGGCTTTCACCTTGAGTGGCCACTCGAGGTATACAGTGTGGTCGCTGTCCGAGATGGCGTGAACCATCGTCGCAACCTTCTCTTCCTCCGCACAAGGGATGACTGCCAAATCCTCACGAAACAG GATCCCTTTCTGCATTTGACTGGCCCgtctcgtgcgattatgtccggGGACGATGTCATGATTGATGTCCACCTAAAGCTAAAGGGCACCGTAGAGTCTAAAGACAGGACATTGATCAGTAAAGCCTTCTGTTATGACTATGGTCATTATGGTGATAGTGTTTCTACGCGTCTCCACAAGGGCCTTTGCATGCTGGAGCTATGTTGTGAGCATCTTCGACGGTCGCTCCAAGCCACTATCCTGGGCGTTCAACTTGTAAAAGGATCATTGCCTTGTGAAAGTGGCATCAAAGTCCTTTGCTTCGCACTAACTGAAGACGAAACCAAAGGCGGTCTCCCATCTAGGCCTGTTTTGCTGCTTGATTCACAAGCTGGAACAATGCCCGTGGATGAAGAGGGTTATCTAGAGCTCTCAAGGCGAGCTGTTTCAGTAAAACTAAACGGAAGGCTGGCAATTCTCGTACATGCTAGAGAAGCGAGTGGAACTGTTGTCTTCACACCCCAATCTAGCAGCGTAAGTCAAGAAAGATGTGACCTTGGTGATTGTGAAGTGGAGATAACCATTGCTTGGTCTCTCATCGCTGAAAGCCAACATCATATCGGGCCGATGGGATGCGCATAA